The Rufibacter sp. DG15C region TGTACGTTAGAAATCAAAACAAAACGTACTCTCTCCGTGGACTTTTCTTCAATAAAAAATATCATCTTCGACTTGGGCGGAGTCATCATCAACCTGGACTATGCTAAAAGCACCGACGCCTTGCGTGCCTTCAGCAAGGTAAACGACCAGGTAGCCTTCAGCCAAAAATCTCAGTCTGAACTCTTTGACCAATATGAGATGGGCCAGATTTCTTCAGAGGCCTTCCGGCAGATGCTACGGCAGGAGTACAACATTGAGGCCACCGACGCCCAGATTGACGAAGCCTGGAACGCCATGCTGTTGGACATCCCATCAGAAAGAATTGACTTGTTACGTGAGTTGGGCAAGAAATATAAGCTGTATCTCCTCAGCAATACCAACGCTATCCACATGTTGGCCTTCAATGAAATCATTGCCCAGAGCTTTGAGATGCCAAGTTTAGATAGTTTGTTTGACCAGGTGTACTACTCGCATTTGGTGGGCAAGCGCAAGCCAGACGCGGCCGTCTTTGAACAGATCCTAGAAGAAAATGACCTAAAGCGCGAAGAGACCCTGTTCATTGACGATAGCATTCAGCACATTGAGAGTGCGCAGCGGTTGGGTATCAAGACGCTGCATTTGGCACCTCCTTTGACCATTAACCAAGCCTTGACCGAAGCCTTGCCCACCCATGAAGGGTAAGGTAGCCTTACAAATCCTACTGTTCATTACCACGCTAGTCACTACCACCTTGGCAGGCGCGGAATGGCAAACGGGTAGGCTATTCTTGTTTGACGCCACTGGCTTTAGCTGGGGCGGCGCTTTTACGCGCGCGCAATTGCTGCAAGGCTTAGCCTTTTCATTACCCTTCCTAGGCGTCTTGACGGTGCATGAGTTTGGTCACTACTT contains the following coding sequences:
- a CDS encoding HAD family phosphatase gives rise to the protein MDFSSIKNIIFDLGGVIINLDYAKSTDALRAFSKVNDQVAFSQKSQSELFDQYEMGQISSEAFRQMLRQEYNIEATDAQIDEAWNAMLLDIPSERIDLLRELGKKYKLYLLSNTNAIHMLAFNEIIAQSFEMPSLDSLFDQVYYSHLVGKRKPDAAVFEQILEENDLKREETLFIDDSIQHIESAQRLGIKTLHLAPPLTINQALTEALPTHEG